From the genome of Desulfovibrio psychrotolerans, one region includes:
- a CDS encoding response regulator, with translation MSSEAMTVLLVDDEPDFLSVVARRLERRDITVRIAESGEEALAIVDTHPVDAVVLDVKMPGMDGIETLKRIKAAHPDIEVIMLTGHADLEVAISGMALGAFDYLLKPADIDELMFKLRDASRGRLRT, from the coding sequence ATGAGTTCCGAAGCAATGACAGTGCTGCTGGTAGACGACGAGCCGGATTTTCTGTCCGTCGTTGCCCGGAGGCTGGAACGCAGGGACATCACCGTGCGCATTGCCGAATCCGGGGAAGAGGCTCTGGCGATTGTGGATACACATCCGGTCGATGCTGTAGTGCTGGATGTGAAAATGCCCGGAATGGACGGTATAGAAACGCTCAAGCGCATCAAGGCCGCGCACCCCGACATAGAGGTCATCATGCTCACCGGGCATGCCGACCTGGAAGTCGCCATAAGCGGCATGGCACTGGGCGCCTTCGACTACCTGCTCAAACCGGCGGACATTGACGAGTTGATGTTCAAGCTGCGGGATGCATCCCGCGGGAGGCTGCGTACCTGA
- a CDS encoding sulfite exporter TauE/SafE family protein: MRKFYSMLMEASAAHARWDYEASMNILKSRKKMMLLMLMAIPALLVSLAVAADVMPSMLGGKSAYSPAYYTPSVFAVSILIGLCAGLITGCIGAGGGFIITPALMSAGIKGILAVGTDLFHIFAKAIMGTAVHKKLGNVNNKLAVAFLVGSGVGVTGGGLINRALYEINPVLSDTFISAIYVVLLGFLGFYSMFDFLKLRKSDDGGDAHGGPASSDSAGLPAKLQAINLPPMITFDEDLVPGGKKISGVMVAVAGAFVGFLAAIMGVGGGFVTFPIFVYVLGVSSFTTVGTDILQIIFTAGYASITQYAIYGFIFYTLAMGMLLGSLLGIQLGALTTRVVKGIYIRGFYAIAILAGFVNRLFDLPAKLVSMEIISLPAGLVSVLTQIGNYLFFAVVAAFGFWVISTFIKKIPALREG, translated from the coding sequence ATGAGGAAATTCTATTCAATGCTGATGGAAGCGTCCGCCGCGCATGCGCGGTGGGACTACGAAGCTTCGATGAACATCCTGAAGAGCCGCAAAAAGATGATGCTGCTCATGCTCATGGCAATTCCGGCCCTTTTGGTGTCGCTTGCCGTGGCAGCCGACGTCATGCCCTCCATGCTGGGCGGCAAATCGGCTTACAGCCCCGCATACTACACCCCCTCGGTGTTTGCGGTTTCCATTCTCATCGGCCTGTGTGCCGGTCTGATCACGGGCTGCATCGGCGCGGGCGGCGGCTTCATCATCACGCCCGCCCTCATGAGCGCGGGCATCAAGGGCATTCTGGCGGTGGGCACCGACCTGTTCCACATCTTCGCCAAGGCCATCATGGGCACCGCTGTTCACAAAAAACTGGGTAACGTGAACAACAAGCTGGCCGTCGCCTTCCTTGTGGGTTCCGGTGTGGGCGTTACGGGCGGCGGTCTCATCAACCGCGCGCTGTACGAAATCAACCCCGTGCTCAGCGATACCTTCATCAGCGCCATCTACGTGGTGCTGCTGGGCTTCCTCGGCTTCTACTCCATGTTCGACTTCCTTAAGCTGCGCAAGTCCGATGACGGCGGCGATGCCCACGGCGGTCCCGCTTCTTCCGACAGCGCAGGTCTGCCCGCCAAGCTGCAGGCCATTAACCTGCCGCCCATGATCACCTTCGACGAAGATCTCGTGCCCGGCGGCAAGAAGATCTCCGGTGTCATGGTTGCCGTTGCCGGTGCATTCGTCGGCTTCCTCGCCGCCATCATGGGTGTGGGCGGCGGCTTCGTCACCTTCCCCATCTTCGTGTACGTTCTCGGCGTGTCCAGCTTCACCACCGTGGGAACGGACATCCTGCAGATCATCTTCACCGCAGGCTATGCCTCCATCACCCAGTACGCCATCTACGGCTTCATCTTCTACACGCTGGCCATGGGCATGCTGCTCGGCTCCCTGCTGGGCATTCAGCTGGGCGCACTCACCACCCGCGTGGTTAAGGGCATCTACATCCGCGGCTTCTACGCCATCGCCATTCTGGCAGGCTTCGTGAACCGCCTGTTCGACCTGCCCGCCAAGCTGGTTTCCATGGAAATCATCAGCCTGCCCGCCGGGCTGGTCTCGGTGCTGACGCAGATAGGCAACTACCTGTTCTTCGCCGTGGTCGCCGCGTTCGGCTTCTGGGTCATCTCCACCTTCATCAAGAAGATTCCCGCTCTGAGGGAGGGCTAA